One Mycolicibacter sp. MU0083 DNA window includes the following coding sequences:
- the hisN gene encoding histidinol-phosphatase: protein MAQINDNPDSRLHEDLDLALALADRADAITLARFGALDLRVDTKPDLTPVTDADQAVETALRAVLAAERPDDQILGEEFGGTAAFTGRQWIIDPIDGTKNFVRGVPIWATLIALLDDGVPILGVISAPALHRRWWASNGQGAFGSVAGAAARRLSVSSVTEVGSSSLTFAGLNYWAARGLREQFLDLAGSVWRARSYGDFWAYCLVAEGAVDAAVEPVVSVWDLAAVDILVREAGGVFTDLAGNPGPHGNCAVAANPALHQQVLAALTVQ, encoded by the coding sequence ATGGCGCAGATCAACGACAATCCCGACTCCCGGCTTCACGAAGACCTCGACCTCGCTCTGGCACTGGCCGACCGTGCGGATGCGATCACCCTGGCGCGGTTCGGTGCACTCGATCTGCGGGTCGACACCAAGCCGGACCTCACCCCGGTGACCGACGCCGACCAGGCCGTCGAGACCGCCCTGCGAGCGGTGCTGGCCGCCGAACGGCCCGACGACCAGATCCTCGGTGAGGAGTTCGGCGGAACCGCCGCCTTCACCGGACGCCAGTGGATCATCGACCCGATCGACGGCACCAAGAACTTCGTCCGCGGGGTACCGATCTGGGCCACCCTGATCGCATTGCTCGACGACGGCGTGCCGATCCTCGGAGTCATCAGCGCTCCGGCATTGCACCGGCGCTGGTGGGCGTCGAACGGACAGGGCGCCTTCGGGTCGGTCGCCGGTGCCGCGGCGCGGCGACTGTCGGTGTCCTCGGTGACCGAGGTCGGCTCGTCGAGCCTGACCTTCGCCGGGCTGAACTATTGGGCGGCGCGCGGTCTGCGCGAGCAGTTCCTGGACCTGGCCGGGTCGGTCTGGCGAGCACGTTCCTACGGCGATTTCTGGGCGTACTGCCTGGTCGCCGAGGGTGCGGTGGACGCCGCGGTGGAACCGGTGGTGTCGGTGTGGGATCTGGCGGCCGTCGACATCCTGGTGCGTGAGGCCGGTGGAGTCTTCACCGACCTGGCCGGTAACCCGGGGCCGCACGGGAACTGTGCGGTGGCGGCCAACCCCGCCCTGCACCAGCAGGTTCTGGCCGCGCTGACCGTGCAATAG
- a CDS encoding acyl-CoA dehydrogenase family protein — MTDTVPATNGSKVRLNSRATGVGSQPHKRNPIATALALVTPLVSREFLDRYGLREPLNKGLNYGVKTVFSVAGASTRQFKKVQGLAKAPTRLGTQATAGAKNADYFDLTPDDDQQMIVDTVEEFAAELLRPAAHDADEALTYPRELLGKAAELGITAINIPEDFDGIAAHRSAVTNVLVAEALGYGDMSLALPLLAPGGVASALTHWGSADQQATYLPEFAGENVPQACVAIVEPQPLFDPTDLKTTAVRTPSGYRLDGVKSLVPAAADAELFIVGAQLNGRPALFIVESSAAGLTVKADPSMGLRGAALGRVELNKVSVPLAARLGEDAASDADYSQAIALSRLGWAALAVGTSHAVLDHVMPYIKEREAFGEPIAHRQSVAFMCANIAIELDGLRLVTWRGASRCDQGLPFIREAALAKRIAADKGMQIGLDGVQLLGGHGYTKEHPVERWYRDLRALGVAEGVLVV; from the coding sequence ATGACTGATACCGTCCCCGCCACCAACGGCTCGAAGGTTCGACTGAACAGCCGAGCCACCGGCGTCGGGTCGCAACCGCACAAGCGCAACCCCATCGCGACCGCGTTGGCGCTGGTCACACCGCTGGTCAGCCGCGAATTCCTGGACCGCTACGGCCTGCGCGAGCCACTCAACAAGGGCCTGAACTACGGCGTGAAGACGGTCTTCTCCGTCGCCGGCGCCTCCACCCGCCAGTTCAAGAAGGTCCAGGGTCTGGCCAAGGCACCCACCCGGTTGGGCACCCAGGCGACGGCCGGCGCCAAGAACGCCGACTACTTCGACCTCACCCCCGATGACGACCAGCAGATGATCGTCGATACCGTCGAGGAGTTCGCAGCGGAGTTGTTGCGGCCCGCGGCCCACGACGCCGACGAGGCACTGACCTACCCGCGCGAACTGCTCGGCAAGGCCGCCGAACTGGGGATCACCGCGATCAACATCCCGGAGGACTTCGACGGGATCGCCGCCCACCGGTCCGCGGTCACCAACGTGCTGGTCGCCGAGGCGCTCGGTTACGGCGACATGAGCCTGGCCCTGCCGCTGCTGGCCCCCGGTGGGGTCGCTTCGGCGCTGACCCACTGGGGCAGCGCCGACCAGCAGGCCACCTACCTGCCCGAGTTCGCCGGCGAGAACGTGCCGCAGGCGTGCGTGGCGATCGTCGAGCCGCAGCCGCTGTTCGACCCCACCGACCTCAAGACGACCGCGGTGCGCACGCCCAGCGGCTACCGGCTCGACGGGGTGAAGTCCCTGGTCCCGGCCGCAGCCGACGCCGAACTGTTCATCGTCGGCGCCCAGCTCAACGGCAGGCCGGCGCTGTTCATCGTCGAGTCCTCCGCCGCGGGACTGACCGTCAAGGCCGACCCGAGCATGGGCCTGCGCGGTGCCGCGCTCGGCCGGGTCGAGCTGAACAAGGTCTCGGTGCCGCTGGCCGCCCGCCTGGGCGAGGACGCGGCGTCGGACGCCGACTACTCGCAGGCGATCGCCCTGTCCCGGTTGGGCTGGGCGGCGCTCGCGGTCGGGACCAGCCATGCGGTGCTCGACCACGTGATGCCCTACATCAAGGAACGTGAGGCGTTCGGCGAGCCGATCGCCCACCGTCAGTCGGTGGCCTTCATGTGCGCCAACATCGCCATCGAGCTCGACGGCCTGCGGCTGGTGACCTGGCGCGGCGCCTCGCGGTGCGACCAGGGTCTGCCGTTCATCCGGGAAGCCGCACTGGCCAAGCGGATCGCCGCGGACAAGGGCATGCAGATCGGTTTGGACGGAGTGCAGCTGCTGGGCGGTCACGGCTACACCAAGGAGCACCCGGTCGAGCGCTGGTATCGAGACCTGCGGGCGCTCGGGGTCGCCGAGGGCGTCCTGGTCGTCTGA
- a CDS encoding acyl-CoA dehydrogenase family protein has translation MAINLELPRKLQEVIEMTHAGAAEMLRPISRKYDEREHAYPVELDTLETLFDGVSGAGGSAMAGAEAFRDAGENTGNRNAANMAALLQVLEMSWGDVALLLSVPYQGLGNAAISGVATDEQLARLGKVWAAMAITEPSFGSDSAAVTTTATLDGDEYVINGEKIFVTAGSRCTHIVVWATLDRSLGRAAIKSFVVPREHPGVIVERLEHKLGIKASDTAVIRFDNARIPKDNLLGSPEINTEKSFSGVMETFDSTRPIVAAMAVGVARAALEELRKMLTEAGIEISYDKPAHAQSAPAAEFLRMEADWESANLLALRSAWQADNSIPNSKEASMGKAKAGRVATDITLKAVEMAGTLGYSEQLLLEKWSRDSKILDIFEGTQQIQLLVVARRLLGLSSAELK, from the coding sequence ATGGCAATCAATCTGGAACTGCCCCGCAAGCTGCAGGAAGTCATCGAGATGACCCACGCCGGGGCCGCCGAGATGCTGCGCCCCATCTCGCGTAAGTACGACGAGCGTGAACACGCCTACCCGGTCGAGCTCGACACCCTGGAAACCCTGTTCGACGGGGTCTCCGGGGCCGGCGGCAGCGCCATGGCCGGCGCCGAGGCCTTCCGCGACGCCGGCGAGAACACCGGCAACCGCAATGCCGCCAACATGGCGGCCCTGCTGCAGGTGCTCGAGATGAGCTGGGGCGACGTCGCTTTGCTGCTCTCGGTGCCCTACCAGGGCCTGGGTAACGCGGCCATCTCCGGGGTGGCCACCGATGAGCAGTTGGCCCGGCTTGGCAAGGTGTGGGCCGCCATGGCGATCACCGAGCCGAGCTTCGGGTCGGACTCCGCCGCGGTGACCACCACCGCCACCCTCGACGGCGACGAGTACGTGATCAACGGCGAGAAGATCTTCGTCACCGCCGGATCACGCTGCACCCACATCGTGGTGTGGGCGACGCTGGACCGCTCGCTCGGGCGGGCGGCGATCAAGTCGTTCGTCGTGCCGCGCGAGCACCCCGGCGTGATCGTCGAACGCCTGGAGCACAAGCTGGGCATCAAGGCCTCCGACACCGCGGTGATCCGGTTCGACAACGCCCGGATCCCCAAGGACAACCTGCTGGGCAGCCCGGAGATCAACACCGAGAAGAGCTTCTCCGGGGTCATGGAGACCTTCGACAGCACCCGGCCGATCGTGGCGGCGATGGCCGTCGGCGTCGCCCGTGCCGCACTCGAGGAACTGCGCAAGATGCTCACCGAGGCCGGTATCGAGATTTCCTACGACAAGCCCGCACATGCCCAGAGCGCGCCGGCCGCGGAGTTCCTGCGCATGGAGGCGGACTGGGAGTCGGCCAACCTGCTGGCACTGCGCTCGGCATGGCAGGCCGACAACAGCATCCCCAACTCCAAAGAGGCGTCGATGGGTAAGGCCAAGGCCGGCCGGGTCGCCACCGATATCACCCTCAAGGCCGTCGAAATGGCCGGCACCCTGGGCTATTCCGAGCAGCTGCTGCTGGAGAAGTGGAGCCGCGACTCGAAGATTCTCGACATCTTCGAGGGCACCCAGCAGATCCAGTTGCTGGTGGTGGCCCGCCGGCTACTGGGGCTGAGCTCCGCCGAGCTGAAGTAG
- a CDS encoding homogentisate 1,2-dioxygenase — MESFVHLRKGTTPRRVHADLDGLKDDELGRGGFTGRTANMYRRNDPTAYRADGPLRPVDVLAAQLQPTDAADPAGSPLLLFSNDDCRISLSRRSAEMPFHVRHVDGDLLCFVHAGSGRLETEFGPLDYREGDWLYLPKATTWRQLPTAETTLLMIEATDEFRVPPPGPLGRHFPFDPAQAVIPDPAPIDDDGRDDYEVRLIHDGGPTILHYRHHPIDVEGWRGDNFAFTFNIADYNVVASDSMHLPPTVHMFMQATGVYVMNFLPRPAEGVAGTERTPWYHRNVDYDEVAFFHGGSLYGIPMPPGLISHAPQGVHHGAPEKAREHARRKFDDYQRVDWQVIAVDTRRRLKPSPEVLAADLGQHA; from the coding sequence ATGGAATCCTTCGTCCACCTGCGCAAAGGCACCACTCCGCGCCGCGTGCACGCCGACCTCGACGGGCTCAAGGACGACGAGCTGGGCCGCGGGGGCTTCACCGGGCGCACCGCGAACATGTACCGGCGCAACGACCCGACCGCGTATCGGGCCGACGGTCCCCTGCGCCCGGTCGACGTGTTGGCCGCGCAGCTGCAGCCGACCGATGCCGCCGACCCCGCCGGCAGCCCACTGCTGCTGTTCAGCAACGACGACTGCCGGATCTCGCTGTCGCGGCGGAGCGCCGAGATGCCGTTCCACGTGCGCCACGTCGACGGCGACCTGCTGTGCTTCGTACATGCCGGCTCCGGGCGGCTGGAGACCGAATTCGGCCCGCTGGACTACCGCGAGGGCGACTGGCTGTACCTGCCGAAGGCGACCACCTGGCGCCAACTGCCCACGGCCGAAACGACACTGCTCATGATCGAGGCCACCGACGAGTTCCGGGTTCCCCCGCCCGGGCCGTTGGGCCGGCACTTCCCGTTCGACCCGGCCCAGGCCGTCATCCCCGACCCCGCCCCCATCGACGACGACGGACGCGACGACTACGAGGTCCGGCTCATCCACGACGGCGGCCCGACGATATTGCACTACCGACACCATCCGATCGACGTCGAAGGCTGGCGCGGCGACAATTTCGCGTTCACCTTCAACATCGCCGACTACAACGTGGTGGCCTCCGACAGCATGCACCTGCCGCCGACGGTCCACATGTTCATGCAGGCCACCGGGGTGTACGTGATGAACTTCCTGCCCCGGCCGGCCGAAGGCGTCGCGGGCACCGAACGCACCCCGTGGTATCACCGCAACGTCGACTACGACGAGGTCGCGTTCTTCCACGGTGGATCCCTCTACGGCATCCCGATGCCACCCGGCCTGATCAGCCACGCCCCGCAGGGCGTGCATCACGGTGCACCGGAGAAGGCCCGCGAACACGCCCGCCGCAAGTTCGACGACTATCAGCGGGTGGACTGGCAGGTCATCGCCGTCGACACCCGCCGTCGTCTCAAGCCCTCCCCCGAAGTTCTCGCCGCCGACCTAGGACAGCACGCATGA
- a CDS encoding alpha/beta hydrolase family protein, with protein sequence MSPKHDYERIPYLIAYQNNSAVRDVYGGVAELVVLESYLLRPKDNPSDTVLVFMHPIGGGAYLPMVNALARAGHHVIYCNSRFRGTDSALLMEKVVEDLGECIKDAKNRLGYTKVVLAGWSGGGSLSLFYQQQAQHPTVTASPSGDGPDLTKLGLIPADGVMLLAAHISRHGTLTEWLDASILDESDPTKRDPELDLYNPDNPNQPPYSAEFLDRYRAAQIARNRRITAWVKAKLAELKDSGRPDDEFAFVVHGTMADPRWLDPTVDPNERTPGSCYLGEPAVVNMSPVGLARFCTLRSWLSQWSYDDANGDGVDCGADITVPTLVIGNMADDACTPSHTRRLYEAIAAGDKEMHEIPGANHYYAGLDQRDALRQAVQIVTDWLTQRDFVGSSL encoded by the coding sequence ATGAGCCCCAAGCACGACTACGAACGAATCCCCTATCTGATCGCCTACCAGAACAATTCGGCCGTGCGTGACGTGTACGGCGGGGTCGCCGAACTGGTGGTGCTGGAGAGTTATCTGCTGCGCCCCAAAGACAACCCCAGCGATACGGTGCTGGTGTTCATGCATCCGATCGGCGGCGGCGCCTACCTGCCGATGGTCAACGCCCTGGCCCGCGCCGGACACCACGTCATCTACTGCAACAGCCGATTCCGGGGCACCGACTCCGCGCTGCTGATGGAGAAGGTGGTCGAAGACCTCGGCGAGTGCATCAAAGACGCCAAGAACCGGCTCGGCTACACGAAGGTGGTGCTGGCCGGGTGGAGCGGCGGCGGTTCACTGTCGCTGTTCTACCAACAGCAGGCACAGCATCCGACGGTGACGGCCAGCCCGTCCGGCGACGGGCCGGACCTGACCAAGCTGGGGCTGATCCCCGCCGACGGCGTGATGCTGCTGGCCGCACACATCAGCCGGCACGGCACCCTGACCGAGTGGCTGGACGCCTCCATCCTCGATGAGTCCGATCCGACCAAGCGCGATCCGGAACTGGACCTCTACAACCCGGATAACCCCAACCAGCCGCCCTACAGCGCGGAGTTCCTGGACCGCTACCGGGCCGCGCAGATCGCCCGGAATCGCCGGATCACCGCGTGGGTCAAGGCGAAACTGGCCGAACTGAAGGACAGCGGTCGTCCCGATGATGAGTTCGCGTTCGTCGTGCACGGCACCATGGCCGACCCGCGCTGGCTGGACCCGACGGTCGACCCCAACGAACGCACCCCGGGTAGCTGCTATCTGGGCGAACCGGCGGTGGTGAACATGAGCCCGGTCGGACTGGCCCGGTTCTGCACGCTGCGCAGCTGGCTGTCGCAGTGGAGCTACGACGACGCCAACGGCGACGGGGTGGACTGCGGAGCAGACATCACCGTGCCCACCCTGGTGATCGGCAACATGGCTGACGACGCGTGCACCCCCAGCCACACCCGTCGGCTCTACGAGGCGATTGCGGCCGGAGATAAGGAGATGCACGAAATCCCGGGCGCCAACCACTATTACGCCGGCCTGGACCAGCGCGACGCGCTGCGACAGGCGGTGCAGATCGTCACCGATTGGCTGACCCAGCGGGATTTCGTAGGCTCGTCGCTATGA
- a CDS encoding CaiB/BaiF CoA transferase family protein, with translation MTAGALDGIRVIELGTLISGPFAGRLLGDMGAEVVKIELPGKPDPLRTWGQAEVDGHHFFWTVHARNKKAVTLDLRTDRGRELFLDLIEQSDIVVENFRPGTLERWGLGFDVLRQRNKGIILVRVSGYGQTGPDAHKAGYASVAEAASGLRHMNGFPGGPPPRLALSLGDSLAGMFAAQGALAALYRRTVTGEGQVVDVALTESCLAIQESTIPDYDVGGVVRGPSGTRLEGIAPSNIYQSADGSWVVIAANQDSVFARLCQAMGAPELAADPRFADHVARGRNQDELDAIIGEWAAQRKPADIIATLSDAGVISGPINTVAEVVTDPQLRARGMIAEHWDEASERTVLGPGVIPVLSESPGTIRNAGSARPGQHNDEIYTGLLHKTADELRALRAEGVL, from the coding sequence ATGACAGCCGGCGCACTCGACGGAATCCGGGTCATCGAGCTCGGCACGCTGATCTCCGGCCCGTTCGCCGGACGGCTACTCGGGGACATGGGCGCCGAGGTCGTCAAGATCGAACTGCCCGGCAAACCCGACCCGCTGCGCACCTGGGGCCAGGCCGAAGTCGACGGGCATCACTTCTTCTGGACCGTGCACGCCCGCAACAAGAAGGCCGTCACCCTGGATCTGCGCACCGACCGGGGCCGTGAGCTGTTCCTCGACCTCATCGAGCAGTCCGACATCGTGGTGGAGAACTTCCGCCCCGGCACCCTCGAGCGGTGGGGCCTGGGCTTCGACGTCCTGCGGCAACGCAACAAGGGCATCATCCTGGTGCGGGTATCCGGCTACGGACAGACCGGGCCGGACGCCCACAAGGCCGGGTACGCCTCGGTCGCCGAAGCGGCCAGCGGTCTGCGGCACATGAACGGCTTCCCCGGTGGGCCGCCGCCCCGCCTGGCCCTGTCGCTCGGCGACAGCCTGGCCGGCATGTTCGCCGCTCAGGGCGCGCTGGCCGCGCTGTACCGGCGCACGGTCACCGGCGAGGGCCAGGTGGTCGACGTCGCCCTGACCGAATCCTGTTTGGCCATCCAGGAATCGACGATCCCCGACTACGACGTCGGCGGCGTGGTACGCGGCCCGTCCGGCACCCGGCTGGAGGGCATCGCGCCGTCGAACATCTACCAGTCGGCCGACGGCAGTTGGGTGGTGATCGCCGCCAACCAGGACAGCGTGTTCGCAAGACTGTGTCAGGCCATGGGCGCCCCGGAGTTGGCGGCCGATCCGCGATTCGCCGATCACGTCGCCCGCGGGCGCAACCAGGACGAACTGGACGCGATCATCGGCGAGTGGGCCGCGCAACGCAAACCCGCGGACATCATCGCCACCCTCAGCGACGCCGGGGTGATCTCCGGCCCCATCAACACCGTGGCCGAGGTGGTCACCGACCCGCAACTGCGAGCGCGCGGGATGATCGCCGAACACTGGGACGAGGCGTCCGAGCGCACCGTACTGGGGCCCGGCGTCATCCCGGTGCTCTCGGAGAGCCCGGGCACCATCCGTAACGCCGGATCGGCACGGCCCGGCCAGCACAACGACGAGATCTACACCGGGCTGCTGCACAAGACCGCCGACGAGCTGCGGGCTCTGCGGGCCGAGGGGGTGCTGTGA
- a CDS encoding hydroxymethylglutaryl-CoA lyase, translating to MSTSPAQVSIREVALRDGLQIEDPIPLSAKLELLAAIAATGVREVEVTSFVSPTKVPALADAAELAAELWRYPELEFSALVASPGGASRAVAAGLTSIEYVVCASDEFSTANVGRPTAQAVAAIAEIAGIAHDAGASVEVIIATAWDCPFEGPTAPSRVVDIAASATSLGVDRLAIADTIGTATPRRVTDLIAAVRPVIGDVPLGAHFHNTRGAGLACAYAAVQAGITRLDASAGGLGGCPFAPGATGNIATEDLVYLLGDCGIDTGIDLAAAITAAGVASSVVGHGLPSALLAAGDRKRD from the coding sequence GTGAGTACATCCCCGGCCCAGGTGTCGATCCGCGAGGTCGCGCTGCGCGACGGCCTGCAGATCGAAGATCCGATTCCGTTGAGCGCCAAGCTCGAACTGCTCGCCGCCATCGCCGCCACCGGGGTCCGCGAAGTGGAGGTGACCTCGTTCGTCTCCCCCACCAAGGTTCCCGCGCTCGCCGATGCCGCCGAACTGGCCGCGGAGTTGTGGCGCTACCCGGAGCTGGAGTTCTCCGCCCTGGTCGCCAGCCCCGGCGGCGCCTCCCGGGCGGTCGCGGCGGGTTTGACGTCGATCGAGTACGTGGTGTGCGCCTCGGATGAGTTCAGCACCGCCAACGTCGGCCGCCCCACCGCGCAGGCGGTCGCGGCCATCGCCGAGATCGCCGGTATCGCCCATGACGCCGGCGCTTCGGTCGAGGTCATCATCGCCACCGCGTGGGACTGCCCGTTCGAGGGCCCGACGGCACCTTCACGCGTGGTGGACATCGCGGCCTCGGCGACATCGCTGGGGGTCGATCGGCTGGCGATCGCCGACACCATCGGCACCGCGACCCCGCGCCGGGTCACCGACCTGATCGCGGCGGTCCGCCCGGTGATCGGCGATGTCCCGCTGGGCGCGCACTTCCACAACACCCGTGGTGCCGGGCTGGCCTGCGCCTACGCCGCGGTGCAGGCGGGCATCACCCGACTCGACGCCTCGGCGGGCGGTCTGGGCGGCTGCCCGTTCGCGCCCGGTGCCACCGGCAACATCGCCACCGAAGACCTGGTCTACCTGCTCGGTGACTGCGGGATCGACACCGGCATCGACCTGGCGGCCGCCATCACCGCGGCCGGGGTGGCCAGTTCGGTGGTCGGGCACGGCCTGCCCAGCGCCCTGTTGGCCGCCGGAGACCGGAAACGGGACTGA
- a CDS encoding TetR/AcrR family transcriptional regulator: MSTQRELSSKGRQTRGAIEQAARELFAERGFHGTTLADITSRAGKSTAVLYRYFGDKEELLAALAESFLTEVVEPSGLKMRLPESPDDTEFFTSVAGAYWEMFKPNIGVMIAVAQLAATSERFATLQNEFRRFGMEIVAASVRRAQQQGHGLDLNPDHTAAAIALLFENFTVVFVGPSGVGWRISDSDAVTTLSTIWRKTLYGR, encoded by the coding sequence ATGTCCACCCAGCGTGAGCTCAGTTCGAAGGGCCGCCAGACCCGCGGTGCGATCGAGCAGGCCGCCCGGGAGTTGTTCGCCGAACGCGGTTTTCACGGGACGACGCTCGCCGACATCACGTCTCGGGCCGGCAAGTCGACCGCCGTGCTCTACCGGTATTTCGGCGACAAGGAAGAGCTGCTGGCGGCCTTGGCGGAGTCGTTTCTCACCGAGGTGGTGGAGCCGTCGGGACTCAAGATGCGGTTGCCGGAGTCCCCGGACGACACCGAGTTCTTCACGTCGGTGGCCGGTGCCTACTGGGAGATGTTCAAGCCGAACATCGGCGTGATGATCGCGGTCGCGCAGTTGGCCGCGACCAGCGAACGGTTCGCCACCCTGCAGAACGAGTTCCGCCGGTTCGGCATGGAGATCGTCGCCGCCTCGGTACGACGTGCACAGCAGCAGGGCCACGGGCTCGACCTCAACCCCGATCACACCGCCGCCGCCATCGCGCTGCTGTTCGAGAACTTCACCGTCGTCTTCGTCGGCCCGTCGGGGGTGGGCTGGCGCATCAGTGACAGCGACGCCGTGACGACACTGTCGACCATCTGGCGCAAGACCCTGTACGGCCGTTGA